Proteins from one Rosa chinensis cultivar Old Blush chromosome 7, RchiOBHm-V2, whole genome shotgun sequence genomic window:
- the LOC112177673 gene encoding receptor-like protein EIX2: protein MSGGSMHSVLVGLVCLAIASAISCSSVGSSNNIMCLESERHALLQFKQGLVDKSNALASWKSEKDCCKWRGIACNNQTGHVTSLDFSFSYDPYLNSIEVPFRGEISHSLLELPYLNYLDLSYNDFEGTMIPKFIGSLSQLKELKLAGANFRGPVPPQLGNLSNLHTLDLYGNQVVSSENLEWLSHLSSLRYLNMSQLNLSEAVNWPESLSKLTLLTELELFMCDLPDVNLRSLSFINSSTSLQLLDLCYNSLNSSIFYWIANVSSKFIHIGLQGDQLQGPIPDVFKSMLSLASLDLSFNQLEGGIPKSFQNLCSLESLTLRSNQLSENIEDSIKNLSCAKNTLETLDLIGNLFWGSLPDLARFSMLRELNLAANQLNGSLPESVGQLSSLEVLSLVQNSLSGVITEAHFLKLSRLQWVGPAFPKWILTQTNLAFLYLSNAGIFGPLPDKCWDLFSGISELDLSMNQIHGKLPNLSTRSLVVVNLSSNLLSGTLPSFSPRLNGLYLSNNMISGPLSSLCATQIPHLEYVDISENLLSGELPNCWMQFKLLRVLNLGRNKLTGKIPSMLGNLKVIRILNLHGNKFSGELPSFENCTELAVVDLGDNNFSGKIPTWIGPSLINLVILRLRANEFNGIIPLTLCRLAIIHFLDLSHNNISGGLPHCLNNISVLADDSVGVNGLSVELVWKGIEIEFGENLVGMRGIDISSNYLVGEIPESITRLTNLISLNLSRNNLTGKLPENFGNMQKLESLDLSRNQISGHIPTSFSSLHFLGVLDLSNNQLSGRIPLSTQLQTFNASKYMGNPGLCGPPLSPNCPGDEATEDDHDKEHDNDGLISLKFFISTVLGFITGFWIVCGSLLLKSSWRYAFLKFLDNAKDWIYVRAVVYKAKLQRRLQR from the exons ATGAGTGGTGGGTCTATGCATTCTGTTTTGGTTGGGCTTGTGTGCCTGGCCATTGCCTCTGCTATTTCTTGTTCTAGTGTTGGAAGCTCCAACAACATCATGTGCTTGGAGAGTGAAAGGCATGCTCTTCTCCAGTTCAAGCAAGGCCTTGTGGATAAGTCCAACGCTCTTGCCTCTTGGAAAAGTGAGAAAGATTGCTGCAAGTGGAGAGGAATAGCCTGCAACAACCAAACAGGTCATGTCACCAGTCTTGATTTCTCCTTTAGTTATGATCCATATCTCAATTCTATTGAAGTTCCTTTTAGAGGTGAAATTAGTCATTCACTACTTGAATTGCCATATCTAAATTACTTGGATCTCAGTTATAATGATTTTGAAGGAACTATGATTCCCAAGTTCATTGGCTCTTTGAGTCAATTGAAAGAACTCAAACTTGCAGGTGCTAATTTCAGGGGACCTGTTCCTCCCCAACTTGGAAACCTCTCTAATTTGCACACTCTTGATCTTTACGGTAACCAAGTTGTTAGTTCTGAAAATCTTGAGTGGTtatctcatctttcttccttgaGATACCTGAACATGTCACAGCTGAATTTGTCTGAGGCTGTGAATTGGCCAGAATCTTTGAGCAAGCTCACTTTACTGACAGAGCTCGAGTTATTCATGTGTGACCTTCCTGATGTCAATCTAAGATCACTTTCCTTTATTAattcttccacctctcttcaACTCCTTGACCTCTGTTATAACTCTCTTAATTCTTCAATATTTTATTGGATAGCCAATGTCAGCAGCAAATTTATCCATATTGGATTGCAAGGAGATCAGTTACAAGGTCCCATCCCAGATGTCTTCAAAAGCATGCTTTCTCTAGCATCACTAGATCTCTCTTTCAATCAACTTGAAGGTGGGATACCAAAAAGCTTTCAAAACTTATGCAGCTTAGAGTCGTTGACCTTACGGTCAAACCAATTGTCTGAAAACATTGAGGACTCTATTAAAAACTTGTCTTGTGCTAAGAACACACTTGAGACATTGGACTTGATAGGGAACCTGTTTTGGGGGTCGTTGCCAGATTTGGCACGTTTTTCAATGTTAAGAGAGTTAAATCTTGCCGCCAATCAACTAAATGGGTCTCTACCCGAGAGTGTTGGGCAACTTTCTAGCCTTGAAGTTTTATCTCTCGTCCAGAATTCTCTGAGTGGTGTCATAACAGAAGCCCACTTTTTGAAGCTCTCTCGTTTACA GTGGGTGGGCCCAGCTTTTCCCAAATGGATTCTAACGCAGACAAATCTTGCTTTTCTTTATCTGTCTAATGCTGGAATATTTGGACCATTACCTGATAAGTGTTGGGATCTATTTTCTGGCATATCTGAATTAGATCTCTCTATGAACCAAATACATGGGAAACTGCCGAATCTGTCAACAAGAAGCTTGGTTGTTGTCAACTTGTCTTCTAATCTACTTTCTGGCACATTGCCATCATTTTCTCCGAGGCTCAACGGGTTGTACCTCTCGAATAACATGATTTCAGGACCACTGTCTTCCTTATGTGCAACGCAGATTCCACATTTGGAGTATGTTGACATTTCTGAGAACCTACTGTCAGGAGAGCTTCCTAACTGTTGGATGCAATTTAAATTATTAAGAGTATTGAATTTGGGCAGGAATAAATTGACTGGAAAAATACCAAGCATGTTGGGAAATTTAAAGGTAATTAGGATATTAAATTTACATGGTAACAAGTTTTCAGGAGAATTGCCTTCTTTTGAAAATTGTACGGAATTAGCAGTTGTTGACCTTGGGGACAATAACTTTTCCGGCAAGATACCAACATGGATAGGCCCAAGCCTAATAAACTTGGTGATTCTACGCTTACGTGCCAATGAGTTCAATGGAATCATACCCTTAACTCTGTGCAGACTAGCCATCATTCATTTTTTGGACCTCTCTCACAACAATATTTCAGGAGGCTTGCCACATTGCTTGAATAATATATCAGTTTTGGCTGATGATTCTGTCGGAGTTAATGGTTTATCTGTGGAACTTGTGTGGAAaggaatagaaattgagttcggGGAAAATCTTGTGGGTATGAGAGGCATTGACATTTCAAGCAattatttggttggagaaattCCGGAAAGTATAACGCGTCTGACAAACTTGATTTCTTTGAACCTGTCAAGAAACAATTTGACCGGAAAGCTTCCTGAAAACTTTGGTAACATGCAGAAGTTAGAATCTCTTGATTTGTCAAGAAACCAGATATCTGGTCATATTCCTACCAGTTTTTCGAGTTTGCATTTTCTTGGAGTCTTGGACTTATCAAACAACCAGTTGTCCGGAAGAATTCCACTAAGCACCCAACTTCAGACTTTCAATGCTTCTAAATATATGGGAAATCCTGGACTCTGCGGACCACCACTCTCACCAAATTGCCCTGGAGATGAAGCAACTGAAGATGATCATGACAAGGAACACGATAATGATGGTCTCATAAGCTTGAAGTTCTTCATCAGTACAGTGTTGGGATTCATCACTGGGTTTTGGATAGTCTGCGGCAGTTTATTGCTTAAGAGTTCTTGGAGATATGCTTTTTTGAAATTCCTGGACAATGCAAAAGATTGGATTTATGTCAGAGCTGTTGTCTACAAAGCAAAACTGCAGAGGAGGCTTCAAAGATAA
- the LOC121048844 gene encoding receptor-like protein EIX2, whose translation MSNVDLSKVVNWPQSLSKLTLLTELKLSECNLPDVNLRSLSFINSSTSLQLLDLSVNHLNSSIFYWIANVSSNFVHIHLSYNNLKGPIPDVFTSMLSLVTLYLSSNQLEGGIPKGFQNLCSLELLTLYRNQLSENIEDSVKTLSCAENTLETLDWGFNQFWGSLPDFTRFSKLSVLYLDSNQVNGSVPENVGQLSSLETLFLSENSLSGVITEAHFLNLSRLQYLSLSGNRFSINLSSDWKPPFQLTDGLDMSSLKSPYLRSVDISKNLLSGELPNCWMQFQELRELNLGKNKLSGKIPSSLGNLQGIQVLRLHDNNFSGELPSLENRTSLLMVDLGNNNLSGKIPTWICQTLPNLAILRLRSNEFNGIIPFSLCTLAAILVLDLSHNNISGGLPHYFSNITALADDFGYDDVIVELVWKGIEIEFGENLAGMRSIDISSNYLIGEIPPSIASMTELISLNLSRNKLTGKLPEDFGNMKMLESLDLSRNRISGKIPTSFASLNFLSVLDLSHNNLSGRIPSGTQLQGFNASQYMGNLGLCGPPLTQSCPGEGTVQDDGIARGTKIDNKEQIPGQCKRLDLCQNQGKSAEDTSKINGDSGIRGNEPNYPRSGKIQGLMLKVFRYHLKSPKYETTQDPGISSGNGNEKTDGIRNLGFYYGSALLGFFRGVWESLTLYYYSLHKMIFKVAAYCYVEEGISSVLQSNQDMREYSNFAF comes from the exons ATGTCAAATGTAGATTTGTCTAAGGTTGTGAATTGGCCACAATCTTTAAGCAAGCTCACTTTACTGACAGAGCTTAAGTTATCCGAGTGTAACCTTCCTGATGTCAATCTAAGATCACTTTCCTTTATTAattcttccacctctcttcaACTCCTTGACCTCTCTGTTAATCATCTTAATTCTTCAATATTTTATTGGATAGCCAATGTCAGCAGCAACTTTGTCCATATTCATCTCTCTTACAACAATCTTAAAGGTCCTATCCCAGATgtcttcacaagcatgctttctCTAGTAACACTGTATCTCTCTTCCAATCAACTTGAAGGTGGGATACCAAAAGGCTTTCAAAATTTATGCAGCTTAGAGTTGTTGACCTTATATCGCAACCAATTGTCTGAAAACATTGAGGACTCTGTTAAAACCTTGTCTTGTGCTGAGAACACACTTGAGACCTTGGACTGGGGTTTTAACCAATTTTGGGGATCGTTGCCAGATTTCACACGTTTCTCAAAGTTAAGCGTGTTATATCTTGACAGCAATCAAGTAAATGGGTCTGTACCCGAGAATGTCGGGCAACTCTCTAGCCTTGAAACATTATTTCTCTCCGAGAATTCTTTGAGTGGTGTCATAACAGAAGCCCACTTTTTGAACCTATCTCGTTTACAGTATTTGAGTCTTTCTGGTAATCGTTTCTCTATCAACCTGAGCTCTGATTGGAAACCACCGTTTCAACTTACTGATGGGTTAGATATGTCCTCTCTCAAG TCTCCATATTTAAGGTCTGTTGACATTTCTAAGAACCTGTTGTCTGGGGAGCTTCCTAATTGTTGGATGCAATTTCAAGAATTGCGAGAGTTGAATTTGGGAAAGAATAAATTATCTGGAAAAATACCAAGCTCTTTAGGCAATCTACAGGGAATTCAAGTATTGCGTTTACATGATAACAACTTTTCAGGAGAATTGCCTTCTTTAGAGAACCGTACCAGTTTATTGATGGTTGACCTTGGCAACAATAACCTGTCGGGAAAGATACCAACATGGATTTGCCAAACCCTACCAAACTTGGCGATTCTACGCTTACGGTCCAATGAGTTCAATGGAATCATACCCTTCTCCTTGTGCACTCTAGCTGCCATTCTTGTATTGGACCTCTCTCACAACAATATTTCCGGAGGCTTGCCTCATTACTTTAGTAACATAACCGCTTTGGCTGATGATTTTGGATATGATGATGTTATTGTGGAACTTGTGTGGAAaggaatagaaattgagtttggGGAAAATCTTGCTGGTATGAGAAGCATTGACATATCAAGCAACTATTTGATTGGGGAAATTCCACCAAGTATAGCCAGTATGACAGAGTTGATTTCTCTGAACTTGTCTAGAAACAAATTGACGGGAAAGCTTCCTGAAGACTTTGGTAACATGAAGATGTTAGAATCTCTTGATTTGTCAAGAAACCGGATATCTGGTAAAATTCCTACAAGTTTTGCGAGCTTAAACTTTCTTAGTGTCTTGGACTTATCACACAACAACTTGTCAGGAAGAATTCCATCAGGCACCCAACTTCAGGGTTTTAATGCTTCTCAATATATGGGAAATCTTGGACTTTGTGGACCACCGCTGACACAAAGTTGTCCAGGAGAAGGAACAGTTCAAGATGATGGAATTGCGAGAGGAACTAAAATTGATAACAAAGAACAG ATTCCTGGACAATGCAAAAGATTGGATTTATGTCAAAACCAAGGCAAAAGTGCGGAGGACACTTCAAAGATAAATG GAGATTCTGGCATTCGGGGAAATGAGCCTAATTATCCCAGAAGTGGAAAGATTCAAGGCTTAATGTTGAAGGTTTTCAGAT ACCACTTAAAGTCCCCCAAATATGAGACTACTCAAGATCCTGGTATATCTAGTGGCAACGGAAATGAGAAAACTGATGGTATCAGAAACCTAGGATTTTATTACGGTAGTGCGTTGCTTGGATTCTTCAGAGGAGTTTGGGAGTCTCTGACACTTTACTACTACAGTCTTCATAAG ATGATCTTCAAAGTTGCAGCCTACTGTTATGTGGAAGAAGGAATTAGTAGCGTACTCCAGAGTAACCAGGATATGAGAG AATATAGCAATTTTGCTTTCTAA
- the LOC112178620 gene encoding probable serine/threonine-protein kinase PBL19 — MEKEGSNGYWYMNICLIVYEYMPNRSLEDHLFNRALNPLPWITRLQIMLGAAQGLAYLHEGLEVQVIYRDFKSSNVLLDEDFKPKLSDFGLAREGPKGDRTHVSTAVVGTYGYAAPEYVETGHLSIHSDLRSFGVVLY, encoded by the exons ATGGAGAAAGAGGGATCCAACGGCTATTGGTATATGAATATATGCCTAATAGTATATGAATATATGCCTAATAGGAGCTTAGAAGATCATCTTTTCAACAGGGCTCTGAACCCTCTTCCTTGGATCACAAGGTTACAAATAATGCTTGGTGCTGCTCAAGGATTGGCTTATCTACACGAGGGACTGGAAGTCCAG GTGATATATCGAGATTTCAAATCCTCCAACGTGCTCTTGGATGAGGACTTTAAGCCGAAGCTCTCAGACTTCGGGCTTGCTAGAGAAGGGCCAAAGGGTGACCGTACTCATGTATCGACAGCA GTGGTAGGGACTTATGGATATGCTGCCCCAGAGTATGTTGAAACAGGCCATCTTTCCATCCATAGTGACTTACGGAGTTTTGGTGTGGTGCTGTATTAG
- the LOC112178609 gene encoding receptor-like protein EIX2 — translation MSGGSMHSCLVGLVCLAIASAICCSTVGSSNNIMCLESERHALLHFKQGLVDKSNALASWKSEKDCCKWRGIACNNQTGHVTSLDFSFNYDPYLYSAEVPLSGEISPSLLELRYLNYLDLSYFDFGENMIPKFIGSLSQLKELKLADANFSGPVPPQLRNLSNLHTLDLSSNDFEGMMIPKFIGSMSQLKELKLADANFSGPVPPQLGNLSNLHTLDLYRNQVVSPENLEWLSHLSSLRYLNMSYLDLSKVVNWPQSLSKLTSLTELQLSWCELPDVNLRSLSFINSSTSLQLLDLSGNFLNSSIFYWIANTSSNFVHIGLSSNNLKGPIPDVFTSMLSLVTLDLYENQLEGGLPKGFQNLCSLESLTLMSNQLSENIEDSVKTLSCAKNTLDTLGLSDNQFWGSLPDLASFSKLRELYLSFNQLNGSVPESVGQLSSLETLYLSGNSLSGVITEAHFLNLSRLKYLSLSGNCFSINLSSDWNPPFRLTDWLDMSSCKVGPAFPKWILTQTNLTTLYLSNAGLSGSLPIKVWDLFSGLSQLDLSMNQIHGRLPNLSSTSLSYVNLSSNLFSGALPSFSPMLTELYLSNNMFSEPLSSFCATQAPYLTHLDISKNLLSGELPNCWMQFQELRVRIAFFRELYPIIDG, via the exons ATGAGTGGTGGGTCTATGCATTCTTGTTTGGTTGGGCTTGTGTGCCTGGCCATTGCCTCTGCTATTTGTTGTTCAACTGTTGGAAGCTCAAACAACATCATGTGCTTGGAGAGTGAAAGGCATGCTCTTCTCCACTTCAAACAAGGCCTGGTGGATAAGTCCAATGCTCTTGCCTCTTGGAAAAGTGAGAAAGATTGCTGCAAGTGGAGAGGAATAGCATGCAACAACCAAACAGGTCATGTTACCAGCCTTGATTTCTCCTTTAATTATGATCCATATCTCTATTCTGCTGAAGTTCCTTTAAGTGGTGAAATTAGTCCTTCACTACTTGAATTGCGATATCTAAATTACTTGGACCTCagttattttgattttggagAAAATATGATTCCCAAGTTCATTGGCTCTTTGAGTCAATTGAAAGAACTCAAACTTGCAGATGCTAATTTCAGCGGACCTGTTCCTCCCCAACTTAGAAACCTCTCTAATTTGCACACTCTTGAtctttcctccaatgattttgAAGGAATGATGATTCCCAAATTCATTGGCTCTATGAGTCAATTGAAAGAGCTCAAACTTGCAGATGCTAATTTCAGTGGACCTGTTCCTCCCCAACTTGGAAACCTCTCTAATTTGCACACTCTTGATCTTTACCGTAACCAAGTTGTTAGTCCTGAAAATCTTGAGTGGTtatctcatctttcttccttgaGATACTTGAACATGTCATATCTAGATTTGTCAAAGGTTGTGAATTGGCCACAATCTTTAAGCAAGCTCACTTCGCTGACCGAGCTTCAGTTATCTTGGTGTGAGCTTCCCGATGTCAATCTAAGATCACTTTCCTTTATTAattcttccacctctcttcaACTCCTTGACCTCTCTGGGAACTTTCTTAATTCTTCAATATTTTATTGGATAGCCAATACCAGCAGCAACTTTGTCCATATTGGTCTCTCTTCCAACAATCTTAAAGGTCCTATCCCAGATgtcttcacaagcatgctttctTTAGTAACACTAGATCTGTATGAGAATCAACTTGAAGGTGGGTTACCAAAAGGCTTTCAAAACTTATGCAGCTTAGAGTCGTTGACCTTAATGTCAAACCAATTGTCTGAAAACATTGAGGACTCTGTTAAAACCTTGTCTTGTGCTAAGAACACACTTGATACCTTGGGCTTGAGTGATAACCAGTTTTGGGGGTCGTTGCCGGATTTGGCAAGTTTTTCAAAGTTAAGAGAGTTATATCTTTCCTTTAATCAACTAAATGGCTCTGTACCCGAGAGTGTCGGGCAACTCTCTAGCCTTGAAACATTATATCTCTCCGGGAATTCTTTGAGTGGTGTCATAACAGAAGCCCACTTTTTGAACCTCTCTCGTTTAAAGTATTTGAGTCTTTCTGGTAATTGTTTCTCTATCAACTTGAGCTCTGATTGGAATCCACCATTTCGACTTACTGATTGGTTAGACATGTCCTCTTGCAAGGTGGGCCCAGCTTTTCCCAAGTGGATTCTAACGCAGACAAATCTTACGACTCTTTATCTCTCTAATGCTGGACTATCAGGATCATTACCCATCAAGGTTTGGGATCTATTTTCTGGCTTATCTCAATTAGATCTCTCTATGAACCAAATCCATGGGAGACTACCGAATCTGTCATCGACAAGCTTGAGTTATGTTAACTTGTCTTCTAATCTATTTTCTGGCGCATTGCCCTCATTTTCTCCTATGCTCACGGAGTTGTATCTCTCGAATAACATGTTTTCTGAGCCGTTGTCTTCCTTCTGTGCAACCCAGGCTCCATATTTAACGCATCTTGACATTTCTAAGAACCTATTGTCTGGGGAGCTTCCTAATTGTTGGATGCAATTTCAAGAATTGCGAGT GAGAATTGCCTTCTTTAGAGAACTGTACCCGATTATTGATGGTTGA